In the genome of Brachyhypopomus gauderio isolate BG-103 unplaced genomic scaffold, BGAUD_0.2 sc474, whole genome shotgun sequence, one region contains:
- the LOC143506355 gene encoding uncharacterized protein LOC143506355, translating to MKEKKRLPFPLHIGVEPKVLSDCALFPPGVPYYPTQDQYQSSGPIILSSALQQQAPPPQYALPQQRRRECQQTVVAVQTDDESTPPTATVVIPPAAASTPPPPSKVPELVVPSKLTTEPNLSQGLQLASPLSTVPVGQDSDFGASASPPPPLTDLPPADIPALEPKMGESMDAPLVSEAVPQAEKEPVEAPLEPEPPVSRSSQCQRKSPRKIITSVSFSNDIQLNKAEKAWRPSMKKVRAHKAEADEENLEVAKTLDLLRRVRSILNKLTPQMFQPLMKQLTELSMDTEERLKGVVDLVYEKAISEPKFSVTYAKLCRCLMMLKVPTSDKSGGTVNFGRLLLNCCQKEFAKDKDSNERKQKELEAASEDEERQRLIEELDAMKDEARHRSLGNIKFIGELFKVEMLSELILHDCIDEERQRLIKELDAIKDEARHRSLGNIKFIGELFK from the exons atgaaggagaaaaaacgACTTCCTTTCCCTCTCCACATTGGGGTGGAGCCTAAGGTGTTATCTGATTGTGCCTTGTTTCCTCCAGGTGTGCCGTATTACCCTACGCAGGACCAGTACCAGTCTTCAGGGCCCATCATATTGAGCTCTGCCCTGCAGcagcaggccccaccccctcagtatGCCCTGCCCCAACAGCGCAGGAGAGAGTGCCAGCAG ACTGTGGTCGCAGTGCAGACCGATGATGAAAGCACGCCACCTACAGCTACTGTAGTGATTCCACCCG CAGCTGCCTCAACCCCCCCGCCTCCATCTAAGGTGCCCGAGCTGGTGGTTCCTTCAAAACTGACAACGGAGCCTAACCTGTCCCAGGGTCTCCAACTGGCCTCACCACTGAGCACAGTGCCTGTTGGACAAGACTCCGATTTCGGAGCGTCTGCCTCCCCGCCACCTCCTCTGACGGACCTTCCTCCAGCAGACATCCCTGCTCTTGAGCCCAAGATGGGTGAGAGTATGGATGCGCCATTGGTATCGGAAGCAGTGCCCCAAGCAGAGAAGGAGCCTGTTGAGGCCCCTTTGGAGCCAGAG ccTCCAGTTTCGAGGTCCTCACAGTGCCAGCGCAAAAGTCCACGCAAGATCATCACCAGTGTCTCATTCAGCAACGACATCCAGCTGAACAAGGCGGAGAAGGCGTGGAGGCCCTCAATGAAGAAGGTGCGCGCCCACAAGGCTGAAGCTGACGAGGAGAACCTGGAGGTGGCCAAGACCCTGGACCTGCTGCGACGTGTGCGCAGCATCCTGAACAAGCTCACGCCACAGATGTTCCAGCCACTGATGAAGCAGCTGACGGAGCTGAGCATGGACACGGAGGAGCGGCTCAAGGGAGTCGTCGATCTTGTATACGAGAAGGCCATCTCTGAGCCCAAGTTCTCCGTGACTTATGCTAAATTGTGTCGCTGCCTGATGATG ctgaaagtgcccacctctgataagtcaggaggcacagtgaattttggaaggctgctgctcaattgctgccagaaggagtttgcgaaggacaaggacagcaacgagcgcaagcagaaggagctggaagccgcatcagag gatgaggagcgtcagcgcctgatcgaggagctggacgccatgaaggacgaggcccgccaccgttccctcggtaacatcaagtttatcggggagctgtttaaggtggagatgctgtcggagcttatattgcatgactgtata